Sequence from the Halobaculum rubrum genome:
ATCCGCGAGGTAGGTCGCGCCGTGGTCGTCGGGCGCGCGGACGACCCGGCCGCACGCCTGGATGACGGTGCGGAGCGCGGCGCGGTGGTACCACGGCCACTGGCCGTCCTCCAGTCTGGCGGCGACGCGGGAGTCGCCGGTGTTGAGATACGGCGCCTTACACAGCACCTGCCAGCGACACAGGTCGCCGTGCAGGTCCAGCGCCTCCTCCATCTTCACGGAGACGAACACCTCCGGATCGTCGCTGGCTTTCCACGCCTCCAGTTGCGCGTCGCGGTCGTCGCTGTCGTGGCGGCGGACGCGCGCGGCGACGCCGAACCGGTCGAACCGCTCGGCGAGCTGCCGCGCGATGGCGTAGCTGTGGGCGTGGATCAGCCCCTTCTCGTCGGGGTGGCGCGCCATCAGGCGCAGGCACAGCCGCGCGACCTTCGGGAGCGTCTCGTCGCGGTGTTCGTACGTCATCTTCCCCTGCGTCACGTCGTACAGGGGGCGATTCTCGACCGGGAAGGTGTGCTCCACGTCCACGAGCGCGACCTCGTCGGGGTCGAGGCCGACGCCCCGGCAGAACGACTCCTTGCTGAGGATCGTTGCCGAGAGCAGGGCGAAGCGGTTGCCGCGGTCCCAGACGGTGTGTTTGAGGTACTTCTCGGGATCCAGCGGCTTGATCGTCACCGCCCCGCCCTCGCCGTCGGGCTGGTCGACGACCCACGTCGTCGCCGACTGCGTGTCGCGGTAGTCCTCGAGGAACCACTTCAGCTCCGAGATCAGCTCCTGGAGGCGGTCGCGCCGCGCGGCCTCCTCGGGCGTCAGGTCGCCCTGCCGGAGCAGCTCGTCCTTCTCGTCCGAGCAGACGCCGAGCAGCGCCTTCGCGAACCGAGCGGTGCGTTCGAGGGGGCCCACCTCGTCGTTGTGGACGTCCGGTACCCCCACGTCGTCCCACACGGGGACGGTCTCGGGCGACAGTTCGATCGTCGCGTACATCTCCGCCCACTCTGCGAGGCCGTGCGCCTCGTCGACGACGACCACGTCCCGCTTCCGAAAGACGTCCGAGCCGGCGGTCTGCATGAAGTACGCCAGCGTCATGGCGGCGATGGGGCGGTTCGAGGCGATGGCGCGGTCGGAGTAGTACGGACAGCGATGCTTCACCGAGCAGTCGTAGCCGCGCTGGCGGGCACACGGGGCGCGGTTGACCGGCGTCTCCTCCTCGCCGGGGAGGATGCAGGTGTAGTTGGACTTCCCCCGGATCACGTTCAGGTCGTCGAGCAGGCCGTCCTCCGCCACGTCGTCGAGTTGGGACACCTGCGGCGTCGTGTAGTACGCGCCCGTCGCCTCCGAGGGGCTCGCCTCCTCGACGCTCCGCCCTGCGCCCGCGATGGCCCGCGCGAGCAGCGACTTCCCGCTGCCGGTCGGGGCCCGCACGAGAACGACGCGGTTTCCGGCGGCGAACGCGTCCGTGATGTCCGACAGCGCCCGCTCTTGGGCGCCGCGAAACGAGGGCGCGGGGAACTCGGAGCCGATCCGGTCGGGGTCCACGGTCGTCAGACCGGATCGGCGGCCGGCGGGTAAGCGTGTCGGATGGTAGTACCGTGGTGATCCGATGCCGATCGCGACCCGGGCGACCCGCCGGTGCGGACGGTCACTCGTCGTCGTCCTTCGGGAGCGCCTCGACGTGCGCCCGCGTGACCTCCTCGTCGTCGGGCAGGGCCTCGATGCAGTCGTAACACAGGAAGTGGTCGGAGCCGTCCGCCAACTCCAGCGTCAGGCCGTCGGTGCTCCCGGTCTGGAACGACCAGAGGTCGCCGATGCCCCCGCCGAGACGGACGCGCCGGTCGCAGCCGTCACAGCGCTGTTTGCTCATGACATCGCTCGGAGGGCCGCGGCGATAAGCCCCCGGCTCCGGCGTCGTTGGGCGGATCCCTGCGTCCCGTTCGCGGCCGCGTCGCCGACGCGGTGCCGGCCGGGGACAGCTTCTTGCCCGGTGGCGGCGTCGCTAGCGCTGTCATGGAGGTGAACTGTGAGGGCTGTGCCGGCTGCTGTCTCGACTGGCGGCCGCTCGGGGCGCCCGACGACCGCGAGCGCGAGGGCCGCTACCGCGCGCTCGACGACACGTATCACCTCGTTCCGCTCTCGCGCGACGAGATCCGCGAGTTCGTCGAGTCGGGGCTCGGCGACGCGCTCGTCCCGCGGCTGTTCGCGGCCGAGGGCGACCGGACGGCGACGATCGACGGACACGAGGTCGCCGCGATCGGCGGTCGCCCCACCTTCCTCGTCGGTATCCGCAAGCTCCCGAAGCCGGTCGCCCCGTTCGACGGCGAGCGCGTCTGGCTCGACACGTGCGCCTTCCTCGACCCGGACACGCTGAAGTGCCGGATCCACGGCACCGACCGCTATCCGGACCGCTGTCGAACGTACCCCGGACACAACCTCGAACTCGACGCCGAGACCGAGTGCGAGCGGGTCGAGCGCGTCCACGGCGACGCGGGCGAGCGCCTCGTCGACGACGCGGTTCCCGAGGAGCTCCCGCCGCCGCCGCTGGGCCGGGGAGCCCTCGGCTCGACGGTGTTCCTCCATCACGACCCCGACGCCCTCGCCGACTCCGGCGCGGTCGGTCGACTCGTCGACGGCGCGGCGACGCCCGCCGACCGCGCGACGTTCGTCGCCGCCGCCGCGGCGTCGGCGCCGGGGACGGCCGCGGTGAACGCCGATCGCTACGATCGGGCCCGAGCGCGCGTGCTCGCGGCCGACTCGTGGGTGGGTGCAGCCGACGACGAGTGGCGAGCGGCCGCGGAAACCCGCGGCGCCGCGGTCGCCGATGCGCCCGATCCTGACCGGGTGGAAGTCGCTCGCGGCGCGCCCGAGACCACCGACTGGAACGAGTGAGCGCGAGCGTCGCGGGCGACTCGGCCGTCGCTGGCGGTCGGACCGCACGGAGAAGTCGACACGGTAGACGGCCGCAGGAAATCGTTAGTCGCCTTTGATCGTCTTGAACTGGTCGAGGAGTGCCTCGGTCGACTCGCCGGAGTCGTAGGTGACCCTGCCGCGGTACTCGCTTCGTTCCTCCGCGAAGTCACCGTCGACGCGCGTCTTCTCCTCGCGGCGTTCGTGCTCCTTCTCGTCGTAGGCACCCATTGACATGGTACAGTGTCACATAGCAAATTCTGTGTAATATATGTATCGGTTGTTCACGGATCGCGGCATCCTGTCGTTCGTTCGTCCTCGCGAGCGGTGGGTTCAAACCGGTCGGCGGTCGATATCCGATGTGGCACGCCCCTTACGGTTCAGATACGCGCCCGGTTCGTGGTCCGCGTCCCGGGTCCACGACGACCTCTACCGGCCGCTCGACTCCAACCTCGGGGCGACCGAGCGCGACCCGTGGTTCGCGCCGCCGGCCGGCTACGAGGGCCGGCGCTTCGACATGGACGACGGGAGCCTCGCGCTGTTCTGCTGGACGGACGACGGCGACGGGCCGGCGGGCGTCGACGGCGGCCCCGGCGCCTACTGGCTCGGGAACACGGAGACGCCGTCGACGCTGTGGCGCACCGAGAAGTACGCCCTCGCGGACGTGCCGTTCCCGGTGACTCGGTGGGCCGAACGCGAGTTGACAGCCGTCCTCTACGAGGAGGAGCCGTGGCTCGAGGACTTCCCGCACCTCGCGTGGTACTTCCTTCCGGTGCTGTGCTCGAAGGACGGCGCGGAGACGACGCGCGAGTTCTTCCGCGAGCACGCGGCGGGGTTCCCGGACGCCGACCGGTTCGACGCGCTCGGCTTCTACGAGCAGTTCCTCGCGACGGGCGTGCTCGACGACGACCGCGAGGAGATGGCGAGCAAGCTCGGCACCAGCGAGTACATGGACCTCACCCGGATGTTCGCGACGATGGGCGAGTTCGACGTGGCGCGGCTGCTGGTGAACGCGGGCTACGACATCGAGCCGGAGATCGAGGTGTCGACCGACCACGTCATCGACTTCCGCGCGACCCACGGAGACGGTCGCTCGACGCTCGTGGAGGTGACCCGGCCGGTCGCGCCGAACAAGCGCTCGGCGGGAACGCCCTCCGCGGCCGTGCGCGACACCGTCCAGACGAAGACGAGCGGACAGCTGGAGGCCCACGGCGGCGGCGTCACGCTGTTCGTCGACTGCTCGTCGTTCCCCGACGACGACTGGTTCGCCGTGCGCGGGGAACGGCCCGAGGTCGGCCACCGCCCCGCGGTCGTGTTCCGGTCGCGCCCGGACGGGTCGACGGAGGCGTACCGCAAGGGGAGCGTTCCGCTGGACCTGGACGCGGCGCTGGAGTGGGTCTGAGGCGACGATTCTCAGAAAGTACGGCCCCGGAGTACGGGTGACTGAGCCGGCCCGGAGCCGGCGGCATGGCAGCGATAGGTGTCGCGGCGGTGGCGGACCGCCGCGGGGATCCGGTCAGAACGAGATCTGGTCCGGTCCGTCCTCGCCGACCGTCGGCGCGTCGCGGTCGCTGTAGAAGCGCCGGCCGACGGCCTCGTGTCCGACGCCGCCGCGGAGAGTCATCCACACGTCGTCGGCGGAGTGGAACGTCTCCGAGCCCAGGCGGCCGAGTACCGCGCCGATCGTTTCGCTCCCGTCCTGCAGTTCGATACGGGTGTCGCCGTACGCGTCGATGAGTTCGTCGCTCGTCGCGGGGTACTCGTGGGCGGATAGCTCGTCTTCCGTGCCGTTCAGGCGCATCAACAACTCGAACGGGAGCCGGGTATGTAACGATTGTCCATGTACGACCTTCCTGAGAACGGTAGAATATAACGTATTATAATAGCCTTTCATCACGCGGTCATCGTCGCCGATGGAGCCGTCGTCGCCGGCGTCGCGGCCGGCATCGTCGCCGTGCCCACCGTCACGACGCGTGGCCGACCGGAACGCCCTTGCGCGCTGCGGCCCCCGATCCGGCAATGGTAGTCGCGGACCTCCACGCGCACACGACCGTCTCCGACGGGACGTTCACGCTCGACACGCTGATCTCGACCGCGCGAACGGCCGGCCTCGACGCGGTCGCCGTCACCGACCACGACCGGATCCACCCCGAACTCGAGGCGCCCGTCGTCG
This genomic interval carries:
- a CDS encoding DUF5786 family protein, whose product is MSMGAYDEKEHERREEKTRVDGDFAEERSEYRGRVTYDSGESTEALLDQFKTIKGD
- a CDS encoding DUF7561 family protein, producing the protein MSKQRCDGCDRRVRLGGGIGDLWSFQTGSTDGLTLELADGSDHFLCYDCIEALPDDEEVTRAHVEALPKDDDE
- a CDS encoding helicase C-terminal domain-containing protein yields the protein MDPDRIGSEFPAPSFRGAQERALSDITDAFAAGNRVVLVRAPTGSGKSLLARAIAGAGRSVEEASPSEATGAYYTTPQVSQLDDVAEDGLLDDLNVIRGKSNYTCILPGEEETPVNRAPCARQRGYDCSVKHRCPYYSDRAIASNRPIAAMTLAYFMQTAGSDVFRKRDVVVVDEAHGLAEWAEMYATIELSPETVPVWDDVGVPDVHNDEVGPLERTARFAKALLGVCSDEKDELLRQGDLTPEEAARRDRLQELISELKWFLEDYRDTQSATTWVVDQPDGEGGAVTIKPLDPEKYLKHTVWDRGNRFALLSATILSKESFCRGVGLDPDEVALVDVEHTFPVENRPLYDVTQGKMTYEHRDETLPKVARLCLRLMARHPDEKGLIHAHSYAIARQLAERFDRFGVAARVRRHDSDDRDAQLEAWKASDDPEVFVSVKMEEALDLHGDLCRWQVLCKAPYLNTGDSRVAARLEDGQWPWYHRAALRTVIQACGRVVRAPDDHGATYLADSSLLDLFERAEADTPPWFRDQIDRMSTPDLPEFDPDAAMAGMDADPGPSSGAGHGVGRGRSSAADGANRSGGSNRTGGGSSTSKGFSGGSGGSRGSASSRSESTRSSGPTGDDDGGDGDDPMADHPLSDVWGE
- a CDS encoding YkgJ family cysteine cluster protein, which produces MEVNCEGCAGCCLDWRPLGAPDDREREGRYRALDDTYHLVPLSRDEIREFVESGLGDALVPRLFAAEGDRTATIDGHEVAAIGGRPTFLVGIRKLPKPVAPFDGERVWLDTCAFLDPDTLKCRIHGTDRYPDRCRTYPGHNLELDAETECERVERVHGDAGERLVDDAVPEELPPPPLGRGALGSTVFLHHDPDALADSGAVGRLVDGAATPADRATFVAAAAASAPGTAAVNADRYDRARARVLAADSWVGAADDEWRAAAETRGAAVADAPDPDRVEVARGAPETTDWNE
- a CDS encoding DUF5789 family protein, which produces MRLNGTEDELSAHEYPATSDELIDAYGDTRIELQDGSETIGAVLGRLGSETFHSADDVWMTLRGGVGHEAVGRRFYSDRDAPTVGEDGPDQISF
- a CDS encoding DUF5784 family protein, translating into MARPLRFRYAPGSWSASRVHDDLYRPLDSNLGATERDPWFAPPAGYEGRRFDMDDGSLALFCWTDDGDGPAGVDGGPGAYWLGNTETPSTLWRTEKYALADVPFPVTRWAERELTAVLYEEEPWLEDFPHLAWYFLPVLCSKDGAETTREFFREHAAGFPDADRFDALGFYEQFLATGVLDDDREEMASKLGTSEYMDLTRMFATMGEFDVARLLVNAGYDIEPEIEVSTDHVIDFRATHGDGRSTLVEVTRPVAPNKRSAGTPSAAVRDTVQTKTSGQLEAHGGGVTLFVDCSSFPDDDWFAVRGERPEVGHRPAVVFRSRPDGSTEAYRKGSVPLDLDAALEWV